A window of Sulfurimonas gotlandica GD1 contains these coding sequences:
- a CDS encoding glycosyltransferase family 2 protein — protein MNINREKKLVTVGIPSYNRPLTLSRALESVINQSYENLEIIVSDDSSPNAEVDDTIKDYCSRDSRIIYIRHKKNIGPRENHSFLVEKASGEYFMWLADDDYISKDYIEEIMKVFIKDDSYSLIGGQTFFINGSDLPIKKSPYNLLERNPKKRILKYLDIIHHNSIYYGVFRTHNSVDYDIHCFGSDWLHVVRLAYKGKVKTLKNISIFREAEGGASTRNFSYFERIKIYYDVYRNINYDLFHSNLYNELTLAELNMLSKEIRKRFLKYLYIDGFFNKIKNKFIKTLKN, from the coding sequence ATGAATATAAATAGAGAAAAAAAATTAGTTACAGTAGGTATTCCATCATATAATCGTCCTTTAACACTATCAAGAGCATTAGAAAGTGTTATTAATCAGTCTTATGAAAATTTGGAAATCATAGTATCAGATGATAGCTCGCCTAATGCGGAAGTAGATGACACAATTAAGGATTACTGTAGTAGAGATTCAAGAATAATTTATATTAGACATAAAAAAAATATTGGTCCAAGAGAAAATCATTCTTTTTTGGTTGAAAAAGCATCAGGTGAGTATTTTATGTGGCTTGCAGATGACGACTATATAAGTAAAGATTATATAGAGGAGATAATGAAAGTATTTATTAAGGATGATAGTTATTCTTTGATTGGAGGACAGACTTTTTTCATAAATGGTTCTGACTTGCCAATAAAAAAAAGTCCTTATAATTTATTAGAAAGAAATCCTAAAAAGAGGATTCTAAAATATTTAGATATTATTCATCATAACTCTATATACTATGGTGTATTCAGAACTCACAATAGTGTTGATTACGATATACATTGTTTTGGTTCAGACTGGCTACATGTAGTAAGACTTGCATATAAAGGCAAAGTGAAAACGTTAAAGAATATTTCTATATTTAGAGAAGCAGAAGGTGGAGCATCTACTAGAAACTTTAGTTACTTTGAAAGAATAAAAATTTATTACGATGTTTATCGTAATATAAACTATGACCTATTTCATTCTAATTTGTATAATGAATTAACTCTTGCAGAGTTAAATATGTTGTCTAAAGAGATTAGAAAAAGATTTTTGAAGTATTTGTATATTGATGGCTTTTTTAATAAGATAAAAAACAAGTTTATTAAAACTTTAAAGAACTAA
- a CDS encoding GNAT family N-acetyltransferase: MLKLEGVNVYLRPLELVDAEGNYPKWFNDPLVCKYNSHGDVLYTKNMALNYIKMVQESSAHKVFAVCDIKTDFHIGNVSLQNISPKNRSAELAIVIGERNFIGKGIGKEAGKLLIEYGFKKLNLHRIYCGTSQYNIAMQKLALNLKMKQEGIGIDAMMKNNKFIDIYRYAIINKDTMSENNI; this comes from the coding sequence ATGTTAAAACTGGAAGGGGTAAATGTATATTTAAGGCCTTTGGAATTAGTCGACGCAGAAGGAAACTATCCAAAATGGTTTAATGACCCATTAGTTTGCAAATATAATTCACATGGTGATGTTTTGTATACAAAAAATATGGCACTTAATTATATAAAGATGGTACAAGAATCAAGCGCACATAAAGTTTTTGCTGTATGTGATATAAAAACAGATTTTCATATAGGGAATGTTTCACTTCAAAACATATCTCCGAAAAATAGAAGTGCAGAGTTGGCGATAGTTATTGGTGAAAGAAACTTTATTGGTAAAGGCATAGGAAAGGAAGCAGGAAAACTTCTGATAGAATATGGTTTTAAAAAATTAAACCTGCATCGTATCTATTGTGGAACAAGTCAATATAATATTGCTATGCAAAAGTTAGCTCTAAACTTAAAAATGAAACAAGAAGGCATAGGTATAGATGCCATGATGAAAAATAATAAGTTTATAGATATATATAGGTATGCAATTATAAATAAAGATACAATGAGTGAAAATAATATATGA
- a CDS encoding DegT/DnrJ/EryC1/StrS family aminotransferase, which translates to MNKLAINGGRKLRAEPFPAYNTIGKEEEEAALRVLRSGKLSTYLGAWHADFHGGNEVQSLEKEWAEYFNVKHAISVNSATSGLYAAVGAIGLNPGDEVIVSAYTMSASATAILVYGGIPVFADIEEDYYCLDVNSIREKITAKTKAIMVVDIFGQPYDADAINALAEEYGLKVIEDTAQAPNAKYGERYAGTLGDIGVFSLNYHKHIHCGEGGIIVTNDDELAFKLKLIRNHAEAVLGGKGYNHKDELINMIGFNYRMNEIEASIAREQLKKLPMLFEERSRNVQYLDEKLSQLPAINGNRIRKNTTHAFYTHTLTFDSKLADGIHRDKFIKAVSAELPQTILRDDSPVLMGCGYVKPLYLLPLYQERIAFGKDGYPFNLSTNINYGKGLCPVTEDMHYNKLFAHEFMRPGMKKKDMDDVVNAFEKVWTHRHEIC; encoded by the coding sequence ATGAACAAATTAGCTATAAATGGTGGGCGTAAACTACGTGCAGAGCCATTCCCTGCTTATAACACTATAGGAAAAGAAGAAGAGGAAGCAGCATTAAGGGTATTAAGAAGTGGTAAGTTATCCACTTATCTTGGCGCTTGGCATGCTGATTTCCATGGCGGTAATGAAGTTCAAAGTTTAGAAAAAGAGTGGGCAGAGTATTTTAATGTTAAGCATGCTATTTCTGTGAATTCGGCTACTTCAGGTTTATATGCTGCAGTTGGAGCTATAGGATTGAATCCTGGAGATGAAGTTATAGTATCTGCTTATACGATGAGTGCATCGGCAACGGCAATTTTAGTTTATGGTGGGATACCGGTATTTGCTGATATTGAAGAGGATTATTATTGTTTAGATGTGAATTCTATACGAGAAAAAATAACAGCTAAGACAAAAGCTATAATGGTAGTTGACATATTCGGTCAACCATATGATGCTGATGCTATCAATGCTTTAGCAGAAGAATATGGTTTAAAAGTAATTGAAGACACAGCACAGGCACCAAATGCAAAATATGGTGAAAGATATGCAGGCACATTAGGGGATATAGGTGTTTTTTCACTAAACTATCATAAGCATATTCATTGTGGTGAAGGTGGAATAATTGTTACTAATGATGATGAACTGGCTTTTAAACTAAAACTTATAAGAAATCATGCAGAAGCTGTTTTAGGTGGTAAAGGGTATAATCATAAAGATGAACTAATTAATATGATTGGTTTTAATTACCGCATGAATGAAATTGAAGCCTCTATAGCAAGAGAACAATTGAAAAAGTTACCGATGCTATTTGAAGAGCGTTCTAGAAATGTACAATATCTTGATGAAAAGCTTTCTCAACTTCCAGCTATTAATGGCAATCGTATTAGAAAAAATACAACTCATGCATTCTACACACATACTTTAACATTTGATTCAAAATTAGCAGATGGAATTCATAGAGATAAATTTATTAAAGCTGTTTCAGCGGAATTACCACAAACAATATTAAGAGATGATTCTCCAGTACTTATGGGATGTGGATATGTTAAGCCATTGTATTTACTTCCTTTATATCAAGAAAGAATAGCTTTCGGTAAAGACGGCTATCCTTTTAATCTGTCTACTAATATAAATTATGGAAAAGGTTTATGTCCAGTAACTGAGGATATGCATTATAATAAGTTGTTTGCTCATGAGTTTATGAGACCAGGTATGAAAAAAAAAGATATGGATGATGTAGTAAATGCATTTGAAAAGGTTTGGACTCATAGGCATGAGATATGTTAA